Proteins found in one Parasteatoda tepidariorum isolate YZ-2023 chromosome 7, CAS_Ptep_4.0, whole genome shotgun sequence genomic segment:
- the LOC107452672 gene encoding uncharacterized protein isoform X2 has protein sequence MIKMTDPCILTRCAVMAAPLHFGLNCTLVRGKGIRNCCPTIPKCKVIYKFPGNNSYPKNWIIEDDGTATIIYPRLIPQLATTESPTKEDVTVEIATAEGMTEDDLIEDGRTEKGATEEDSTDDEDDGTAAIIYDRLIAQLVTAENTTKEDVIVEITTAEGITEDNRTKKEATEEYSTHDEDDGTAAIIYPRLIPQLVTAENTTKEDVTVEITTAEGITEDNRTEKGATEEDSTDDEDVGTAAIIYPRLIPQLVTAENTTKEDVSVEITTAESITEDDLFEDDRTEKGDNEDDGTAAIIYPRLIPQLVTAENTTKEVLTVEITTAEGITEDNRTEKGATEEDLTDDEDVGTAATIYPRLIPQLVTAENTTKEDVTEEITTAEGITEDDLFENDRIEKGATDEDSTDDEETANKTIDPLLSEINRKARNYPLL, from the coding sequence atGTGCTGTGATGGCTGCTCCTTTGCATTTTGGTCTAAATTGTACTCTTGTTCGAGGAAAAGGAATCAGAAACTGCTGCCCTACTATTCCGAAGtgcaaagttatttataaatttccagGAAATAATTCCTACCCTAAGAATTGGATAATTGAAGACGATGGCACTGCTACCATCATTTATCCTCGACTGATTCCGCAACTTGCTACAACTGAAAGCCCAACCAAAGAAGACGTGACAGTGGAAATCGCAACTGCAGAAGGCATGACCGAGGATGACCTAATCGAGGACGGCAGAACCGAAAAAGGAGCAACTGAAGAAGATTCAACTGATGATGAAGACGATGGCACTGCTGCCATCATTTATGATCGACTGATTGCGCAACTTGTTACAGCTGAAAACACAACCAAAGAAGACGTGATAGTGGAAATCACAACTGCAGAAGGCATAACCGAGGACAACAGAACCAAAAAAGAAGCAACTGAAGAATATTCAACTCATGATGAAGACGATGGCACTGCTGCCATCATTTATCCTCGACTGATTCCGCAACTTGTTACAGCTGAAAACACAACCAAAGAAGACGTGACAGTGGAAATCACAACTGCAGAAGGCATAACCGAGGACAACAGAACCGAAAAAGGCGCAACTGAAGAAGATTCAACTGATGATGAAGACGTTGGCACCGCTGCCATCATTTATCCTCGACTAATTCCGCAACTTGTTACAGCTGAAAATACAACCAAAGAAGACGTGTCAGTGGAAATCACAACTGCAGAAAGCATAACCGAAGATGATCTATTCGAGGACGACAGAACCGAAAAAGGCGATAATGAAGACGATGGCACTGCTGCCATCATTTATCCTCGACTGATTCCGCAACTTGTTACAGCTGAAAACACAACCAAAGAAGTCTTGACAGTGGAAATCACAACTGCAGAAGGCATAACCGAGGACAACAGAACCGAAAAAGGCGCAACTGAAGAAGATTTAACTGATGATGAAGACGTTGGCACCGCTGCCACCATTTATCCTCGCCTAATTCCGCAACTTGTTACAGCTGAAAATACAACCAAAGAAGACGTGACAGAAGAAATCACAACTGCAGAAGGCATAACCGAGGATGATCTATTCGAGAACGACAGAATCGAAAAAGGCGCAACTGATGAAGATTCAACTGATGATGAAGAAACAGCTAACAAAACTATCGATCCTCTTTTGAGTGAAATCAATCGAAAAGCTAGAAACTATCCTCTgttataa
- the LOC122268363 gene encoding 17S U2 SnRNP complex component HTATSF1, whose translation MMHKIVICWIFIADFFACSYSYVKMMYINTDNGYCEYLNGLLIPVNDYAFDVEKCEIVNCEPGKIRITGCAPVFFRPKHPSISCTLVRGKGIFECCPTFPKCKVIGPLPENYSFPKHWIMEDYGNFTQVPSNEDTSEKNEHKEDLAEKNDYEEDSAEEDTFKNDYEGDSAEEDTFEYDGEEDSVEEDKKFENDDEEDSEEEDEKFENDYEEVSGEPDKFEKSAPEKYRAEKYDFAEYTTEEVTTQDDATEKTQDPLLSEINRYARNYPIS comes from the exons ATGATGCATAAAATTGTTATCTGTTggatttttattgcagatttctTCGCATGTTCTTATTCATATGTGAAAATGATGTATATTAACACGGATAATG gaTATTGTGAATATCTCAATGGACTGTTGATTCCTGTTAATGACTACGCATTTGATgttgaaaaatgtgaaatagTTAATTGTGAGCCAGGGAAAATTCGAATAACTGG atgtGCTCCAGTGTTTTTCAGACCAAAACATCCCAGTATAAGTTGTACACTTGTTCGAGGAAAAGGCATCTTTGAGTGCTGTCCCACATTTCCTAAATGCAAAGTTATTGGGCCATTACCAGAAAATTACTCTTTCCCGAAGCATTGGATCATGGAAGACTATGGCAACTTCACACAGGTTCCTTCAAACGAGGACACATCGGAAAAAAACGAACACAAAGAAGACTTAgctgaaaaaaatgattatgaagAAGATTCAGCTGAAGAAGACACATTCAAAAATGATTACGAAGGAGATTCAGCTGAAGAAGACACATTCGAATACGATGGCGAAGAAGATTCAGTTGAAGAGGACAAAAAATTCGAAAACGATGACGAAGAAGATTCAGAAGAAGAGGACGAAAAATTCGAAAACGATTACGAAGAAGTTTCAGGTGAACctgacaaatttgaaaaatctgcACCTGAAAAATATAGAGCTGAAAAATACGATTTCGCAGAATACACAACTGAAGAAGTTACAACACAGGACGACGCTACTGAAAAAACACAGGATCCACTTTTGAGCGAAATTAATCGATATGCAAGGAACTATCCGATCTCGTAA
- the LOC107452672 gene encoding uncharacterized protein isoform X1 — protein MLESITCWILISTFVVFSYSVIVYPTNTDNGYCEYDNGILIPVNDFAFDVEKCVTIECKPGEIVKRGCAVMAAPLHFGLNCTLVRGKGIRNCCPTIPKCKVIYKFPGNNSYPKNWIIEDDGTATIIYPRLIPQLATTESPTKEDVTVEIATAEGMTEDDLIEDGRTEKGATEEDSTDDEDDGTAAIIYDRLIAQLVTAENTTKEDVIVEITTAEGITEDNRTKKEATEEYSTHDEDDGTAAIIYPRLIPQLVTAENTTKEDVTVEITTAEGITEDNRTEKGATEEDSTDDEDVGTAAIIYPRLIPQLVTAENTTKEDVSVEITTAESITEDDLFEDDRTEKGDNEDDGTAAIIYPRLIPQLVTAENTTKEVLTVEITTAEGITEDNRTEKGATEEDLTDDEDVGTAATIYPRLIPQLVTAENTTKEDVTEEITTAEGITEDDLFENDRIEKGATDEDSTDDEETANKTIDPLLSEINRKARNYPLL, from the exons ATGCTTGAAAGTATTACCTGTtggattttaatttcaacattcGTCGTATTTTCATACTCTGTCATTGTTTATCCAACTAATACGGATAATG gATATTGTGAATATGACAATGGTATATTGATACCCGTAAACGACTTTGCATTCGATGTTGAAAAATGTGTAACAATTGAATGTAAACCAGGAGAAATCGTAAAAAGAGG atGTGCTGTGATGGCTGCTCCTTTGCATTTTGGTCTAAATTGTACTCTTGTTCGAGGAAAAGGAATCAGAAACTGCTGCCCTACTATTCCGAAGtgcaaagttatttataaatttccagGAAATAATTCCTACCCTAAGAATTGGATAATTGAAGACGATGGCACTGCTACCATCATTTATCCTCGACTGATTCCGCAACTTGCTACAACTGAAAGCCCAACCAAAGAAGACGTGACAGTGGAAATCGCAACTGCAGAAGGCATGACCGAGGATGACCTAATCGAGGACGGCAGAACCGAAAAAGGAGCAACTGAAGAAGATTCAACTGATGATGAAGACGATGGCACTGCTGCCATCATTTATGATCGACTGATTGCGCAACTTGTTACAGCTGAAAACACAACCAAAGAAGACGTGATAGTGGAAATCACAACTGCAGAAGGCATAACCGAGGACAACAGAACCAAAAAAGAAGCAACTGAAGAATATTCAACTCATGATGAAGACGATGGCACTGCTGCCATCATTTATCCTCGACTGATTCCGCAACTTGTTACAGCTGAAAACACAACCAAAGAAGACGTGACAGTGGAAATCACAACTGCAGAAGGCATAACCGAGGACAACAGAACCGAAAAAGGCGCAACTGAAGAAGATTCAACTGATGATGAAGACGTTGGCACCGCTGCCATCATTTATCCTCGACTAATTCCGCAACTTGTTACAGCTGAAAATACAACCAAAGAAGACGTGTCAGTGGAAATCACAACTGCAGAAAGCATAACCGAAGATGATCTATTCGAGGACGACAGAACCGAAAAAGGCGATAATGAAGACGATGGCACTGCTGCCATCATTTATCCTCGACTGATTCCGCAACTTGTTACAGCTGAAAACACAACCAAAGAAGTCTTGACAGTGGAAATCACAACTGCAGAAGGCATAACCGAGGACAACAGAACCGAAAAAGGCGCAACTGAAGAAGATTTAACTGATGATGAAGACGTTGGCACCGCTGCCACCATTTATCCTCGCCTAATTCCGCAACTTGTTACAGCTGAAAATACAACCAAAGAAGACGTGACAGAAGAAATCACAACTGCAGAAGGCATAACCGAGGATGATCTATTCGAGAACGACAGAATCGAAAAAGGCGCAACTGATGAAGATTCAACTGATGATGAAGAAACAGCTAACAAAACTATCGATCCTCTTTTGAGTGAAATCAATCGAAAAGCTAGAAACTATCCTCTgttataa
- the LOC107452672 gene encoding otolith matrix protein OMM-64 isoform X3, which translates to MAAPLHFGLNCTLVRGKGIRNCCPTIPKCKVIYKFPGNNSYPKNWIIEDDGTATIIYPRLIPQLATTESPTKEDVTVEIATAEGMTEDDLIEDGRTEKGATEEDSTDDEDDGTAAIIYDRLIAQLVTAENTTKEDVIVEITTAEGITEDNRTKKEATEEYSTHDEDDGTAAIIYPRLIPQLVTAENTTKEDVTVEITTAEGITEDNRTEKGATEEDSTDDEDVGTAAIIYPRLIPQLVTAENTTKEDVSVEITTAESITEDDLFEDDRTEKGDNEDDGTAAIIYPRLIPQLVTAENTTKEVLTVEITTAEGITEDNRTEKGATEEDLTDDEDVGTAATIYPRLIPQLVTAENTTKEDVTEEITTAEGITEDDLFENDRIEKGATDEDSTDDEETANKTIDPLLSEINRKARNYPLL; encoded by the coding sequence ATGGCTGCTCCTTTGCATTTTGGTCTAAATTGTACTCTTGTTCGAGGAAAAGGAATCAGAAACTGCTGCCCTACTATTCCGAAGtgcaaagttatttataaatttccagGAAATAATTCCTACCCTAAGAATTGGATAATTGAAGACGATGGCACTGCTACCATCATTTATCCTCGACTGATTCCGCAACTTGCTACAACTGAAAGCCCAACCAAAGAAGACGTGACAGTGGAAATCGCAACTGCAGAAGGCATGACCGAGGATGACCTAATCGAGGACGGCAGAACCGAAAAAGGAGCAACTGAAGAAGATTCAACTGATGATGAAGACGATGGCACTGCTGCCATCATTTATGATCGACTGATTGCGCAACTTGTTACAGCTGAAAACACAACCAAAGAAGACGTGATAGTGGAAATCACAACTGCAGAAGGCATAACCGAGGACAACAGAACCAAAAAAGAAGCAACTGAAGAATATTCAACTCATGATGAAGACGATGGCACTGCTGCCATCATTTATCCTCGACTGATTCCGCAACTTGTTACAGCTGAAAACACAACCAAAGAAGACGTGACAGTGGAAATCACAACTGCAGAAGGCATAACCGAGGACAACAGAACCGAAAAAGGCGCAACTGAAGAAGATTCAACTGATGATGAAGACGTTGGCACCGCTGCCATCATTTATCCTCGACTAATTCCGCAACTTGTTACAGCTGAAAATACAACCAAAGAAGACGTGTCAGTGGAAATCACAACTGCAGAAAGCATAACCGAAGATGATCTATTCGAGGACGACAGAACCGAAAAAGGCGATAATGAAGACGATGGCACTGCTGCCATCATTTATCCTCGACTGATTCCGCAACTTGTTACAGCTGAAAACACAACCAAAGAAGTCTTGACAGTGGAAATCACAACTGCAGAAGGCATAACCGAGGACAACAGAACCGAAAAAGGCGCAACTGAAGAAGATTTAACTGATGATGAAGACGTTGGCACCGCTGCCACCATTTATCCTCGCCTAATTCCGCAACTTGTTACAGCTGAAAATACAACCAAAGAAGACGTGACAGAAGAAATCACAACTGCAGAAGGCATAACCGAGGATGATCTATTCGAGAACGACAGAATCGAAAAAGGCGCAACTGATGAAGATTCAACTGATGATGAAGAAACAGCTAACAAAACTATCGATCCTCTTTTGAGTGAAATCAATCGAAAAGCTAGAAACTATCCTCTgttataa